The following proteins come from a genomic window of Mucinivorans hirudinis:
- a CDS encoding Excinuclease ABC subunit A: protein MIRVEGARVHNLKNIDVEIPHNSLTVITGLSGSGKSSLAFDTIYAEGQRRYLETLSAYSRQFFGTLERPDVDKITGLSPVIAIEQKTTNRNPRSTVGTITEVYDFIRLLYARASIAYSKTTGEQMVRYSDEKIVELIIEKYRGEKIAILAPIIKGRKGHYRELFAGFTKKGYIYARVDGEVVEITPSMQLDRYKIHNIELVIDRLKPSVSDAERIKKSVAEAMKQGRGTLLTIPLDLKVPIAPKYFSRNLMCPTTGIAYNEPAPHTFSFNSPQGACPHCGGLGQESAADIEKIIPDRAKSIRGGAIEPLGKFKQSFVFNKLEALLVRSGYTLDTPINEMEEDDVLAILNGDSSPLRVALASAGNTIMVQWEGVIAYLESQFEDGDKGEKWVAQFAQKRPCSVCGGARLREDSLYFKIDDKNIAEVSSMSIIHLAEWLEGIEQRMSTKQATIAREPLKEIRERLRFLVDVGLGYLSLNRNSATLSGGESQRIRLATQIGSKLVNVLYILDEPSIGLHQRDNIKLINSLRQLRDAGNTVIVVEHDEDMIRAADWIIDVGPLAGRRGGEVSAMGTFSDIIEKQTLTTDYLTGRKAIEIPASRRKGRGEITIVGATGNNLKNVTVDIPLGVFVCVAGVSGSGKSSLINYTLRPALSRYLYNSYDQPLPYKEIRGLDKVDKLVLVDQSPIGRTPRSNPATYSGVWGDIRKLFEATQDAQIRGYKAGRFSFNVKGGRCEECRGAGVQTIEMNFLPDVYVTCKSCNGERYNRDTLQVKYKDRNINDVLNMTVNQSVDFFENIPSIYHKLKAIQDVGLGYLRLGQPCTTLSGGESQRIKLSSELSKRDTGNTLYILDEPTTGLHFEDVRVLLGVLQRLVDRGNSLIVIEHNLDVIKVADHIIDIGYEGGEGGGLVVARGTPEQVSRNKKSSTGRFLLKR from the coding sequence ATGATTCGTGTTGAAGGGGCAAGAGTTCACAACCTCAAAAATATAGATGTCGAAATTCCGCATAACTCGCTCACAGTCATAACAGGACTTTCGGGCAGCGGTAAATCGTCACTGGCATTTGATACTATCTATGCCGAGGGGCAGAGGCGTTATTTGGAGACGCTCTCTGCCTATTCGCGTCAATTTTTCGGCACGCTGGAGCGTCCCGATGTAGACAAAATTACGGGGCTTTCGCCCGTAATTGCCATTGAGCAAAAGACCACAAACAGAAATCCGCGTTCCACAGTGGGCACAATTACAGAGGTTTATGACTTCATCAGGCTGCTTTACGCACGCGCCTCTATTGCCTATTCCAAGACCACGGGCGAGCAGATGGTTAGATATTCGGACGAAAAAATTGTTGAACTAATCATCGAAAAGTACCGGGGCGAGAAAATCGCAATCCTTGCACCCATCATCAAAGGGCGCAAGGGGCACTATCGCGAACTTTTTGCTGGTTTTACAAAGAAGGGTTATATCTATGCTCGTGTTGATGGTGAGGTGGTTGAGATTACACCCTCTATGCAGTTGGATAGGTACAAGATTCACAATATCGAGTTGGTTATCGACCGATTGAAACCCTCGGTATCAGACGCCGAACGCATAAAAAAGAGCGTTGCCGAAGCAATGAAGCAGGGTAGGGGCACGCTTCTCACCATCCCGCTTGACCTAAAAGTTCCAATAGCCCCCAAATATTTCAGTCGCAACCTTATGTGCCCCACCACGGGCATAGCCTACAACGAGCCTGCGCCCCACACCTTTTCGTTCAACTCTCCGCAGGGTGCTTGCCCCCATTGTGGCGGATTGGGGCAGGAGAGTGCGGCAGACATTGAAAAGATTATCCCCGATAGGGCGAAGTCAATCAGAGGCGGTGCGATTGAGCCACTCGGTAAGTTCAAGCAGTCGTTTGTTTTCAATAAGTTGGAGGCTCTGTTGGTGCGAAGCGGATATACGTTGGATACGCCCATCAACGAGATGGAGGAGGATGATGTGTTGGCAATTCTCAATGGTGACTCCTCGCCGCTGCGGGTGGCACTGGCAAGCGCAGGTAATACGATTATGGTGCAGTGGGAGGGGGTGATTGCCTATTTGGAGAGTCAGTTCGAGGATGGCGATAAGGGAGAAAAGTGGGTGGCGCAGTTTGCTCAGAAACGTCCTTGCTCGGTTTGTGGGGGGGCGCGGCTGAGGGAAGATTCGCTCTACTTCAAGATTGACGATAAAAATATTGCCGAGGTTTCCTCTATGAGTATCATTCACTTGGCTGAGTGGCTCGAAGGGATTGAGCAGCGAATGAGCACCAAGCAGGCCACCATAGCGCGCGAACCGCTCAAGGAGATACGTGAGCGGTTGAGATTTTTGGTGGACGTTGGCTTGGGTTATTTGTCGCTCAATAGAAATAGTGCTACACTGAGCGGTGGCGAAAGTCAGCGCATTCGTTTGGCGACTCAAATAGGTTCTAAGTTGGTTAATGTGCTCTATATTTTGGATGAGCCGAGCATTGGTCTGCATCAGCGCGATAATATTAAGTTAATAAACTCGTTGAGGCAGCTTCGGGATGCCGGCAACACGGTGATTGTTGTGGAGCACGACGAGGATATGATTCGGGCGGCGGATTGGATTATTGATGTGGGACCGTTGGCAGGGCGAAGGGGTGGCGAGGTGTCGGCAATGGGAACTTTTAGTGATATAATCGAGAAACAGACACTCACAACCGATTATCTGACGGGCAGAAAAGCCATAGAAATTCCTGCATCAAGGCGTAAGGGGAGGGGTGAAATTACCATTGTCGGCGCAACGGGCAACAACCTCAAGAATGTTACGGTAGATATTCCTCTCGGTGTTTTTGTTTGTGTGGCGGGGGTGAGCGGTAGCGGTAAGTCATCGTTGATTAACTATACGTTACGTCCCGCTCTGAGTCGCTACTTGTATAACTCCTACGACCAGCCTCTGCCCTACAAAGAGATTCGGGGACTGGACAAGGTGGATAAGTTGGTTTTGGTAGACCAGTCGCCCATTGGGCGCACACCTCGCTCGAACCCTGCCACTTATAGCGGCGTATGGGGTGATATTCGCAAGCTGTTCGAGGCAACGCAAGATGCTCAGATTCGGGGTTATAAGGCTGGGCGATTCAGTTTCAACGTCAAGGGTGGGCGTTGCGAGGAGTGCCGCGGTGCGGGTGTGCAGACGATAGAGATGAACTTTTTGCCGGATGTCTATGTGACTTGTAAGAGTTGTAACGGAGAACGTTATAATCGTGACACGTTGCAAGTTAAGTACAAGGATAGGAATATTAACGATGTCTTGAATATGACTGTTAATCAGTCGGTTGATTTTTTCGAGAATATACCGTCCATATATCACAAGCTCAAGGCGATTCAGGACGTAGGTTTGGGTTATCTTCGTTTGGGGCAGCCCTGCACGACGCTTAGTGGGGGTGAGAGTCAGCGGATCAAGCTAAGTTCGGAGCTCAGTAAGCGCGATACGGGTAATACTCTCTATATTTTGGATGAGCCCACCACGGGGTTGCATTTCGAGGATGTGCGTGTTCTGCTTGGAGTGTTGCAGAGACTTGTTGATAGGGGTAACTCACTCATTGTCATTGAGCACAACTTGGATGTGATAAAAGTTGCCGACCATATTATTGACATTGGTTACGAGGGTGGTGAGGGGGGGGGCTTAGTTGTTGCTCGGGGTACTCCGGAGCAGGTGTCGCGTAATAAAAAGAGCTCCACGGGGCGGTTTCTGCTCAAGCGCTAG
- a CDS encoding Excinuclease ABC subunit A yields the protein MDKLVLLDDSPIGLTPRSNAATYSGVWGDIRKLFEATQDAQIRGYKAGLFSFTINKKVVPLDSAKLL from the coding sequence GTGGATAAGTTGGTTTTGTTAGACGATTCTCCCATTGGACTCACGCCACGCTCGAACGCTGCCACTTATAGCGGCGTATGGGGTGATATTCGCAAGCTGTTCGAGGCAACGCAAGATGCTCAGATTCGCGGTTATAAGGCTGGGCTATTCAGTTTCACCATCAACAAAAAAGTAGTTCCGCTTGACTCGGCGAAACTACTTTGA
- a CDS encoding Excinuclease ABC subunit A — translation MDKLVLLDDSPIGLTPRSNAATYSGVWGDIRKLFEATQDAQIRSYKAGLFSFTINKKVVPPDSAKLL, via the coding sequence GTGGATAAGTTGGTTTTGTTAGACGATTCTCCCATTGGACTCACGCCACGCTCGAACGCTGCCACTTATAGCGGCGTATGGGGTGATATTCGCAAGCTGTTCGAGGCAACGCAAGATGCTCAGATTCGCAGTTATAAGGCTGGGCTATTCAGTTTCACCATCAACAAAAAAGTAGTTCCGCCTGACTCGGCGAAACTACTTTGA
- a CDS encoding putative cell surface protein, whose protein sequence is MKKVLICATLVAMAFIGCKNRTTAPPQEPTDKRVAAQFTTGNVITRVADDAWEVGDKIGIFMSKNGHDEVTDRLENIVDGVENYPYEIASSGLSSGSAKFSPSGFQKKEIFFPTDGSSVDFFAYHPYSSDLEGHTLDVDISNQSSQTKLDLMWAKKDNHSMAAADVKLEFTRSLAKVEVKLAPGDGFTQDALKDAKVTIEGVPTKASASIFDGKISSLSTTDKVALVKKGEYGFEGILIPHTALAYNNRQISIELANGVKVNSPISEDIVAAKRRTYTVKVDKRATKFSMEITKWVDDDPIDLSTK, encoded by the coding sequence ATGAAAAAAGTTTTAATTTGCGCAACACTCGTTGCAATGGCATTCATAGGTTGTAAGAACCGAACTACGGCGCCGCCACAAGAACCGACAGACAAACGTGTAGCGGCGCAGTTCACCACCGGTAATGTCATAACTCGCGTTGCAGATGATGCGTGGGAGGTTGGTGATAAGATTGGTATATTTATGTCCAAAAACGGTCACGACGAAGTTACTGATAGGTTGGAAAATATTGTGGACGGAGTAGAAAATTATCCCTATGAGATTGCGAGTTCAGGGCTTTCGAGTGGTTCGGCAAAATTTTCCCCTTCAGGTTTCCAGAAGAAGGAGATATTTTTCCCGACAGATGGTAGTAGTGTGGACTTTTTCGCATACCACCCCTACTCTAGTGACTTGGAAGGACACACCCTAGACGTAGATATCAGCAACCAAAGTAGTCAGACCAAACTAGACTTAATGTGGGCAAAGAAGGATAACCATTCTATGGCTGCCGCCGATGTGAAACTTGAATTTACTCGCAGTTTAGCAAAAGTCGAGGTAAAATTAGCACCCGGGGATGGATTCACACAAGATGCCCTCAAAGATGCGAAGGTTACCATTGAAGGTGTGCCAACCAAAGCTAGCGCAAGCATATTCGACGGAAAGATCAGCTCATTGAGTACCACCGACAAAGTTGCCCTCGTGAAGAAGGGTGAATATGGATTTGAAGGAATCCTCATCCCGCACACTGCTCTTGCATACAATAATCGCCAAATTTCGATTGAGTTGGCAAACGGTGTGAAAGTTAACTCCCCTATTTCGGAAGATATAGTGGCGGCAAAAAGAAGGACATATACAGTAAAAGTGGACAAAAGGGCTACCAAGTTCAGTATGGAAATTACTAAGTGGGTAGACGATGACCCCATTGATTTGAGCACGAAGTAA
- a CDS encoding Xaa-Pro aminopeptidase, whose translation MKLTNFRTFLAENHLDAFVVPSADPHQSEYTATHWGCRAWLSGFDGSAGTAVITADKAALWTDSRYFLQAQMQLSKDWILQKVGLKETPTIEEWLVANTAKGARVGIDGRLFTKTQFDNMRESLIDRELICTDDPFATIWAERAPLPDCKAFILDEEYSGESAVSKIARLKPAKGVLLVSALDDIAWLLNIRGSDISYNPLVMSYAAIECSGRVNLFADKNKFSREDVKGLEDSGVVFYRYEDWFSYLGTLECALVNVARLDYLSYSLLKNVEQGGAAAINEAKAIKNSAELEGFRRAMIEDGVALVGWMMWLEKANRPTEYEAAIKLRECRMHSPLCKGESFSSIVAYRANGAIVHYSPAADGSAVIEREGFLLVDSGGQYLCGTTDITRTYCLGEPTAAQRRDYTNVLMGVIDISRAIFPEGTRGTQLDVLARQHLWRSGYNFLHGTGHGVGHFLCVHEGPQSIRMNENPVTLRVGMVNSIEPAVYRTGEYGIRIENLVAVTAAQYDGYEQFETLTLSPICTKAVESSMLESHHRAWLNDYNRMVYNRLSPYLDGDQQQWLAYQCREV comes from the coding sequence TCTCGGGATTCGACGGCTCTGCCGGAACGGCAGTTATAACTGCCGATAAAGCAGCTCTTTGGACTGACTCTCGATACTTTCTCCAAGCTCAAATGCAACTCTCAAAAGATTGGATTTTGCAAAAAGTCGGACTCAAGGAGACCCCCACCATCGAAGAGTGGCTGGTGGCAAATACTGCCAAAGGGGCGCGTGTCGGCATCGACGGACGACTTTTCACAAAAACTCAGTTTGACAATATGCGTGAATCGCTGATTGACAGAGAATTAATCTGCACGGATGATCCTTTTGCGACAATTTGGGCAGAGAGAGCACCTCTGCCTGATTGTAAAGCGTTTATCCTAGATGAGGAATATTCGGGCGAGAGTGCGGTGAGCAAAATTGCACGGCTCAAGCCTGCAAAAGGGGTGTTATTGGTTTCTGCGTTGGACGATATAGCTTGGTTGCTGAACATAAGAGGGAGTGATATTTCTTATAATCCACTGGTTATGAGCTATGCAGCGATTGAGTGCTCGGGACGGGTGAATCTGTTTGCGGATAAAAACAAGTTTTCGCGCGAGGATGTTAAAGGGTTGGAAGATAGTGGTGTAGTGTTCTATCGTTACGAAGATTGGTTTTCGTATCTGGGGACTCTCGAATGTGCGCTGGTTAATGTGGCACGATTGGACTATTTATCATACTCTCTCTTGAAAAACGTTGAACAAGGCGGCGCTGCGGCAATAAACGAAGCTAAGGCAATAAAAAACAGCGCTGAGTTGGAAGGATTTCGCAGGGCAATGATAGAGGATGGGGTTGCTTTGGTGGGTTGGATGATGTGGCTCGAAAAAGCCAATAGACCAACTGAGTATGAGGCTGCTATCAAACTGCGCGAGTGTCGTATGCACTCTCCGCTCTGCAAGGGCGAGAGTTTTTCTTCGATTGTCGCTTACCGCGCCAATGGCGCTATTGTGCACTACTCGCCCGCGGCAGATGGTTCGGCGGTGATAGAGCGCGAGGGCTTTTTGCTGGTCGATAGTGGCGGGCAATACCTATGTGGAACTACCGATATTACACGTACTTACTGTCTCGGCGAGCCTACGGCGGCTCAGAGGCGCGACTATACAAATGTGTTGATGGGCGTTATCGACATTTCGCGCGCAATTTTTCCCGAGGGTACACGCGGCACACAGTTGGATGTGCTTGCACGGCAACATCTTTGGCGGAGTGGCTACAATTTCCTGCACGGCACCGGGCACGGCGTGGGGCACTTTCTCTGTGTACACGAAGGTCCGCAATCAATCCGAATGAACGAAAATCCGGTAACGCTCAGAGTCGGTATGGTAAATAGCATCGAACCGGCGGTCTATCGCACGGGGGAGTATGGCATCCGAATAGAAAATTTGGTGGCAGTCACAGCTGCTCAATATGATGGGTACGAACAATTTGAAACGCTTACCCTCTCGCCCATCTGCACTAAGGCTGTCGAGTCCTCAATGCTCGAGTCTCACCATCGCGCTTGGCTTAATGATTACAATCGTATGGTTTACAATCGTTTATCCCCTTATCTTGATGGCGACCAACAACAGTGGCTTGCTTATCAGTGCAGGGAGGTATAA